One window from the genome of Oceanisphaera sp. IT1-181 encodes:
- a CDS encoding IS4 family transposase → MLAHWLLDTDTFAVPESLSTFHKHLPLDWIHTALEQTDKASVRRRKLPAELVVWLVIAMGLFRDRSISDVVDKLDLQLTNKLGESVAPSAIPQARQRLTSEPLAALFNLTAARWIAEEDGKDTWHGLRLYSVDGTQFRTADTPELAKHFGYVKHSKTAHTEYPVVRLCAFSSLRSRMVHHVAFGPSHQGEVTYTKQLLAHVPDHSLTIFDRCYLSAELLINWQRQHPHAHWMVPIKSNTQYTVLHSFSECDHLVEMKVSPQARKLDPSLPEHWQARLVLYPEPVSSNHIKGVLCSLVDGQQHSGQALLDVYFERWEIENSYGEIKHRMLEDTILLRSQSVEGVTQELWGILLAYNLVRVEISRIAHEADVSPLRISFMMALRDIQDEVMWCAIAAPGTIPKKLRAMRERVKRYILPEKRKRPKSRTVRISKTRYPIRSKHA, encoded by the coding sequence TTGCTTGCTCACTGGTTACTCGACACCGATACATTTGCCGTTCCTGAGTCGTTATCGACCTTTCACAAACACCTTCCTCTGGACTGGATTCATACCGCGCTAGAGCAAACGGATAAAGCGAGTGTCAGGCGGCGAAAGCTCCCCGCCGAGCTGGTGGTCTGGTTGGTTATCGCCATGGGATTATTTCGTGACCGTTCGATTAGTGATGTGGTAGACAAGTTAGATCTTCAACTGACCAATAAGCTGGGAGAGTCCGTCGCGCCCAGTGCCATTCCCCAAGCTAGACAACGTCTGACTAGCGAGCCATTAGCCGCCTTGTTTAACCTCACGGCTGCGCGTTGGATTGCAGAAGAAGACGGTAAGGATACCTGGCATGGACTTCGACTTTATTCTGTCGACGGCACCCAATTTCGCACTGCGGATACCCCCGAGTTAGCCAAACACTTCGGTTACGTTAAACACAGTAAAACGGCCCATACTGAATACCCCGTTGTTCGTCTGTGTGCCTTTAGTTCTCTGCGTAGTCGCATGGTTCATCATGTTGCTTTTGGCCCGAGTCATCAGGGAGAAGTCACTTATACTAAGCAACTGCTTGCGCATGTCCCCGATCACAGCCTAACGATATTTGACCGTTGTTATCTCAGTGCAGAATTATTGATTAACTGGCAACGCCAGCATCCTCACGCGCACTGGATGGTACCCATAAAAAGTAACACCCAATATACGGTGCTGCACTCGTTTTCAGAGTGCGATCATCTGGTGGAAATGAAAGTGTCACCTCAGGCAAGAAAATTAGATCCTTCCTTGCCGGAGCACTGGCAAGCGCGGCTGGTACTTTACCCTGAGCCGGTTAGCAGCAACCATATCAAGGGCGTACTGTGCTCGTTAGTCGATGGACAGCAGCACTCAGGCCAAGCGTTACTGGATGTCTATTTTGAGCGGTGGGAGATCGAAAATAGTTATGGGGAAATTAAACATCGGATGCTGGAGGATACGATTTTATTGCGCAGTCAGTCGGTTGAAGGTGTCACGCAGGAGCTGTGGGGGATTTTACTTGCCTACAATTTAGTGCGGGTGGAGATCAGCCGCATTGCTCACGAGGCAGACGTCTCACCGCTGCGGATTAGTTTTATGATGGCGTTAAGAGATATTCAGGATGAAGTAATGTGGTGTGCCATCGCCGCCCCCGGCACGATCCCCAAAAAGCTGAGGGCCATGCGCGAGCGAGTGAAGCGCTATATTTTGCCTGAAAAAAGAAAACGGCCCAAGAGTAGGACCGTTCGGATATCAAAAACTCGGTACCCCATTCGCTCTAAACACGCTTAA